ACGTCCCAGGTCTTCACCAAGGCTCCGTTGAGCGAAACCTCCACCTTGTTCGGCCGCTCGATGGCGCCGACCCCGCCGTTCATCTGCAGCACGATCTCCTTGTCCATCTCCACGATCAACTGCCCTTTTTCCCTGGTCCACACCCACCAGTTCTTCCCGTCGGCGCTCCTTTCCAGGTCATACCAGCCGGAGCCGATGACGATGTTGTTGGGCTGTTTCTCAGAGTTGAAGCAAGCGGAACCGGAAACGGCCACAAGGGCGGCCAAGACAAAAAAACCATAGCTGCGGAACAGTTTAAGGGCCATTTTTAACACCTGTGAGTGATATTGATATCTTTAGAAACTATATAAAAAAAAAAGGGCAATATCAAACCAATTAATTAATGCTACAATCATATCTGCCTTTGGACACAAAGCGCCAATACGATGTATTTTCCGGTGTTCTCCAACGCTTAATGTAACATTTGTTTGCAAAGCTGATTATGAAGGCGCAGGATTCGAACGACGATCTGTTCAACGAGTTCCTCGAAGAGTCTGAGGAAATGGTTGCTATGGTGGAGCGCAACTCCTCCGCCCTTGGCGCCAATCCGGAGGACATCACCCCTGTGCATGAAATTTTCAGGGGGGTGCATTCCCTGAAAGGCTCCAGCAATTTTTTCAACCTGGGAAACCTCAAGGAATTCACCCACAATTTTGAAAGCTTTTTGGACCTCATCCGTGAGAAGACCATACTGGTCACCCCCGAAATCACCCATTTCATCCTGGACGGGGCCGATCTTTTAAAGGCCATTTTCCATAGACTGCGAAGCTCCGGAGGGGACGTGCCTCTTCTGGAGGAGGAGGCGGAATACCTGAAAAAGATAGAAGAACAGATAGGCGCCTGTTCTTCGGAAACGCGCTACGAGCGCCTGCGGATCGAACTTTTAAAGTTCTTCAACAAGGCCGCCGAAGAGGGCTCCATGGAGGAGGACTCCCCCCTCAAGGAAGTTTATGAAATCATCAACCACACTACCCCGGAACTGGTCGAGGACAGGCGCAAAAAGTCCGCTACCGCCGGAGGCTCCCGCTGGACGCGGGGGGATCTGGAGGTGACGCGGGAGTATTCCACCCTCCAATCATTGTTCCAGGACGCCGCTTCGGGCGCCAGCGTGGACAACGCCTACAAGACATTCATGGAAAATGTGGACAGCCTTGTGGCCTTGCACAAGAACGCCTCCGACGAAGAGGCGGCGGCCATCCTGGAGAACATGAAGGAGAACTTCGGGATTTTCTTCCAGGACGAAATAGGGCTCGACGAAATGCTGGCGGCGGACATGTCCGAATCGCTGACGGAGTACGGAAAGCTTCTTTCCGAAGTGCGGGTGGAGGAGAAAAAGGCGGAGCCTGCCGGTGAAAAGCCGGAGGCCGGGGAGACAAAAGAGAGGGAGCGGAGCGCCGCCAAGGCCAAGACTGTGCGCATCCGGGAGTCGCTGCTGGACGATTTTATCGACCAGGTGGGGGAGCTTATCACCACCAACGAGCTGTTCAACATCATCCAGAAAAAGCTGGAAGGGGGCGAACTGGAAGGCATCGCCAAGGAGATGAAGAACACCAACCAGGCCTTCCGCGAGCTTTCCGCGGTGATGCAGAAGAGCCTTTATGAGATCCGCAAGGCGCCGGTGGAGCGCGCCCTTGGCAAGCTTCCGAGCATCGTGCGCGGCATAGCCAAGGGGAACGGCAAAAGCGTGCAGCTTGTGATGAGCGGGGGTGAGACGGAACTGGACAAGAGCATGCTCGACAGGCTGGAGATGATGCTTATCCATTGCGTGCGCAACAGCGCCGACCACGGCATAGAGACCCCGGAGGAGCGCGCCGCCGCGGGCAAGCCGCCGGAAGGGAAAATAATGATCAGCGTCGCCCCCGACGAGCAGGGGAGCAACATACTTCTGACCGTGGCGGACGACGGCAAGGGGGTGGACGTGGCCCGGGTGAAGCGCAAGGCTGTGGAAAAAGGGATGATAACCGTGGAGGCGGCCGCCCTGCTTCCGGAAGACGAGGCGCTGTCGCTTCTGCTGAAGCCGGGGTTCTCCACCGCCGAGAAGGTGACCGAGACCTCCGGCAGGGGTGTGGGGATGGACGTGCTGTGGGCCGGGGTGCACGGCATGGGGGGGCAGATGAAAATGCACAACAGCCCGGGCAAGGG
The sequence above is drawn from the Nitrospinota bacterium genome and encodes:
- a CDS encoding chemotaxis protein CheA, with the protein product MKAQDSNDDLFNEFLEESEEMVAMVERNSSALGANPEDITPVHEIFRGVHSLKGSSNFFNLGNLKEFTHNFESFLDLIREKTILVTPEITHFILDGADLLKAIFHRLRSSGGDVPLLEEEAEYLKKIEEQIGACSSETRYERLRIELLKFFNKAAEEGSMEEDSPLKEVYEIINHTTPELVEDRRKKSATAGGSRWTRGDLEVTREYSTLQSLFQDAASGASVDNAYKTFMENVDSLVALHKNASDEEAAAILENMKENFGIFFQDEIGLDEMLAADMSESLTEYGKLLSEVRVEEKKAEPAGEKPEAGETKERERSAAKAKTVRIRESLLDDFIDQVGELITTNELFNIIQKKLEGGELEGIAKEMKNTNQAFRELSAVMQKSLYEIRKAPVERALGKLPSIVRGIAKGNGKSVQLVMSGGETELDKSMLDRLEMMLIHCVRNSADHGIETPEERAAAGKPPEGKIMISVAPDEQGSNILLTVADDGKGVDVARVKRKAVEKGMITVEAAALLPEDEALSLLLKPGFSTAEKVTETSGRGVGMDVLWAGVHGMGGQMKMHNSPGKGLRIEISLPLAYTTRIKLGLMLGVGDNVFLVPVENVRESFRAVKEDVTLVEGKGEVVKRWGMLYPVVRLGELFGVPAKKRNIWDSICVLAESKGIMVVLAVDDMLGQRQIVYKQLTVQTREPAAFEGISILDGRHMALILSVEGIIRQFQG